One Alnus glutinosa chromosome 3, dhAlnGlut1.1, whole genome shotgun sequence genomic region harbors:
- the LOC133863360 gene encoding probable LRR receptor-like serine/threonine-protein kinase At3g47570, which yields MGLPSLSPALSCSALCILTIVSVFCFGSTTYGYGIGGNETDRLALLEFKAKIVNDPFMVLSSWNDTTHFCLWHGVTCGRRHQRVTKLRLPSQKLVGSISPFIGNLSFLRHLFLPNNSFTHQIPPEIGRLHRLLGLHLAKNSVGGRIPTNLSGCSNLKRFRLDFNQLTGEIPIEVGSLSKLKTFAVDHNLLTGSIPPSLGNLSSLEQLYLPLNNIGGSIPSVLGQLMNLTAIAFSLNQFSGTIPPSIFNISSITILDVGYNQIQGSLPWDLGITLPNLQIFYVARNKFTAGSIPHSISNASNLERLDFGGNKFTGNMPSFEKLRWLQFLSTSHNHLGSGGADDLNFLCSLTNATSLEQLAIDGNNFGGLLPECISNLSSTLRMLAVNENNIVGTIPSGIVNLVNLETLHMWNNRLSGKIPADIGKLQRLQSMVLHINNLSGNIPHSLGNLSILLELSLEHNNLHGSIPSSLGNCQSLLLLSLSKNNLSGTIPPQVFDLSSFSIGLYLSRNRFTGPLPMEVENLKNLGEFDISENMLTGKIPGSLGSCVRLESLHMQGNFFEGTIPSSFGSLRGLRELDLSRNNLSGKIPNFFVGFNSLQLLNLSYNNFEGIVPPDGIFKNSSATSVVGNSQLCGGLPEMQLSKCNFKESKKTKLNFTMKLIISIVCGLLGVIFVLFFLFVFWLRRKRKEPTSSSSGNLLLNLSYQSLLKATNGFSSTNLLGVGSFGSVYKGITNEGRMTIAVKVLNLMRRGAAKSFLAECETLRNIRHRNLVKILTVCSGVDYQGNDFKALVYEFMVNGSLADWLHPTATEDEAHQVQRNLNLYQRLNIAIDVASALEYLHYHCQTPILHCDLKPSNVLLDDEMIGHVGDFGLARFAPEANHNSSANQLSSIGVRGTIGYAAPEYGTGNEVSSYGDIYSFGILLLEMFTGKRPTDNMFQGTLNLHSFVQEALSERVVEIVDPILFKGIEEETAMNSTDNNNNTKREEEIAMNSTDNNNNTKREEEIAMNSTDNNSSIRRSRIRECLILIFGIGVACSVEQPGERMSMKDVVIELHLVRKKLLKTTSGP from the exons ATGGGGCTTCCCTCCTTAAGTCCCGCACTCTCTTGCTCAGCTCTTTGCATCCTAACAATCGTTTCGGTCTTTTGCTTTGGTTCCACCACCTATGGCTATGGCATTGGCGGGAATGAGACAGACCGACTAGCCTTGCTTGAATTCAAGGCCAAAATAGTCAATGACCCTTTCATGGTTTTGAGCTCATGGAATGACACCACCCACTTCTGCCTGTGGCATGGTGTTACATGTGGTCGACGCCACCAGAGGGTCACGAAGTTGCGCTTGCCATCTCAGAAACTCGTGGGATCTATATCCCCTTTCATTGGAAATTTGAGTTTTCTAAGGCATCTATTTCTCCCAAACAATAGCTTCACTCATCAAATCCCTCCAGAAATCGGCCGTTTGCATAGATTACTGGGGCTACATTTGGCCAAAAATTCAGTAGGTGGCAGAATTCCTACAAATTTATCGGGGTGCTCTAACCTCAAGCGTTTCAGACTTGATTTTAATCAGCTGACTGGGGAAATTCCTATCGAGGTTGGCTCCTTGTCAAAGCTCAAAACGTTTGCTGTCGACCACAACCTACTAACAGGAAGTATCCCTCCATCTCTTGGCAACTTATCGTCACTTGAACAACTTTATTTACCCCTAAATAATATAGGTGGGAGTATTCCTAGTGTTCTAGGGCAACTTATGAATCTTACAGCTATTGCTTTTTCTTTGAATCAGTTTTCTGGCACCATCCCTCCATCAATCTTCAATATCTCTTCTATTACAATTCTTGATGTGGGATATAATCAAATCCAAGGGAGTCTTCCGTGGGACTTGGGGATAACTCTTCCGAATCTCCAAATCTTCTACGTGGCCCGTAACAAATTTACTGCAGGCTCCATTCCTCATTCAATATCCAACGCCTCAAATCTGGAACGACTTGATTTTGGAGGGAACAAATTTACCGGAAACATGCCTTCTTTCGAAAAGTTGCGTTGGCTACAATTTTTGAGCACTAGCCACAACCACCTAGGAAGTGGGGGAGCTGATGACTTGAATTTTCTCTGCTCTTTGACCAACGCCACTAGCTTAGAGCAATTGGCTATAGACGGCAACAATTTTGGTGGACTCTTGCCTGAATGCATCAGTAACTTGTCATCTACTCTTAGAATGTTGGCagtaaatgaaaataatatagtTGGAACGATTCCGAGTGGGATTGTAAATCTCGTCAACTTAGAGACACTCCACATGTGGAATAACAGACTTTCAGGTAAAATTCCCGCTGATATTGGAAAGCTTCAGAGACTACAATCAATGGTTCTTCACATAAACAACCTCTCTGGCAACATCCCGCACTCTCTTGGAAATCTGAGTATTTTACTCGAACTATCTTTAGAGCATAATAATCTTCACGGAAGCATACCTTCAAGTCTAGGAAACTGCCAATCTTTGCTCTTATTAAGTCTTTCTAAAAACAATCTCAGTGGTACCATACCTCCTCAGGTCTTTGATCTCTCATCCTTCTCAATCGGTCTCTATTTGTCCCGTAACCGTTTCACCGGTCCCCTTCCCATGGAAgttgaaaatctaaaaaatctaGGTGAATTTGATATTTCAGAAAACATGTTAACCGGTAAAATTCCAGGGAGTCTTGGAAGTTGTGTTAGGCTGGAGTCTTTACACATGCAAGGAAACTTCTTTGAAGGGACCATTCCATCAAGTTTTGGTTCTTTGAGAGGACTACGGGAATTAGATCTTTCTCGAAACAATTTGTCAggaaaaattccaaatttttttgtgGGTTTCAACTCATTGCAACTTTTGAATCTATCTTACAACAATTTTGAGGGTATTGTGCCTCCAGACGGCATTTTCAAGAACTCAAGTGCAACTTCAGTTGTGGGAAACAGTCAATTATGTGGGGGACTACCTGAGATGCAGTTGTCTAAATGCAACTTCAAAGAGTCTAAGAAGACAAAATTGAACTTTACCATGAAATTAATTATCTCCATAGTTTGTGGGCTTctaggagtaatttttgtgttgttttttttatttgtcttttggttaagaaggaaaagaaaagaacccaCTTCAAGTTCTTCAGGAAATTTGCTTTTAAATTTGTCGTACCAAAGTCTCCTAAAAGCCACCAATGGGTTCTCCTCCACAAACTTGCTTGGTGTGGGTAGCTTTGGATCTGTGTATAAAGGAATCACTAACGAGGGTCGAATGACGATTGCTGTCAAGGTGCTCAACCTTATGCGACGTGGAGCTGCCAAAAGCTTTCTTGCTGAGTGTGAGACCCTAAGAAACATCAGGCATCGGAATCTTGTAAAGATACTCACAGTTTGTTCAGGTGTTGATTATCAGGGTAATGATTTCAAGGCTTTAGTTTATGAATTTATGGTTAATGGTAGCCTTGCAGATTGGTTGCATCCGACTGCTACAGAGGATGAGGCGCACCAAGTGCAGAGAAATCTAAATCTTTATCAAAGATTGAATATCGCCATTGATGTTGCAAGTGCATTGGAATATCTCCATTATCATTGCCAAACACCAATCCTGCACTGCGACCTCAAGCCGAGCAATGTTCTTCTGGACGATGAAATGATTGGACATGTCGGAGACTTTGGATTAGCAAGATTCGCTCCCGAAGCTAACCATAACTCTTCAGCCAATCAGTTGAGCTCTATTGGCGTAAGAGGAACTATTGGTTATGCGGCTCCGG AGTATGGTACGGGAAATGAGGTGTCCTCCTATGGTGATATATATAGCTTTGGGATCCTCCTATTAGAAATGTTTACTGGAAAAAGACCCACAGATAACATGTTCCAAGGCACTCTAAATTTACATTCGTTCGTCCAAGAAGCTTTGTCTGAACGAGTGGTCGAGATTGTGGATCCAATTCTTTTTAAGGGAATAGAAGAAGAGACAGCCATGAACAGTACTGATAATAACAACAAcaccaaaagagaagaagagatagCCATGAACAGTACTGATAATAACAACAAcaccaaaagagaagaagagatagCCATGAACAGTACTGATAATAATAGCAGCATTAGAAGAAGCAGAATTCGAgagtgtttgattttgatttttgggaTTGGAGTTGCTTGTTCTGTTGAACAACCAGGAGAACGGATGAGCATGAAAGATGTTGTAATTGAGCTTCATTTGGTCAGAAAGAAACTTCTTAAAACTACAAGTGGACCCTAA
- the LOC133863015 gene encoding ras-related protein RABF1-like — MASLPRKELQKHGSPDIVMALVGNKADLQEKREVPVQDGIDSAEKNGMFFIETSGKTADNINQLFEEIAKRLPRPPAS, encoded by the exons GAACTGCAAAAACATGGAAGTCCTGATATAGTCATGGCCTTAGTTGGTAACAAAGCTGATCTTCAGGAGAAGCGGGAAGTACCAGTTCAG GATGGCATTGACTCTGCGGAGAAGAATGGAATGTTTTTTATTGAGACATCTGGAAAGACGGCAGATAATATAAATCAGCTGTTTGAG GAAATTGCCAAGCGGCTACCCCGCCCTCCTGCTTCATGA